One genomic window of Medicago truncatula cultivar Jemalong A17 chromosome 1, MtrunA17r5.0-ANR, whole genome shotgun sequence includes the following:
- the LOC11410020 gene encoding uncharacterized protein, whose amino-acid sequence MFGFECFCWDSFPEFFDSDPLPFSLPSPLPQWPQGGGFAGGRISLGKIEVTKVNKFEKVWRCTNSNGKALGFTFYRPLEIPDGFSCLGYYCHSNDQPLRGHVLVARETTSKSQADCSESESPALKKPLNYSLIWCMDSHDECVYFWLPNPPKGYKAVGIVVTTNPDEPKAEEVRCVRTDLTEVCETSDLLLTIKSKKNSFQVWNTQPCDRGMLARGVSVGTFFCGTYFDSEQVVDVVCLKNLDSLLHAMPNLNQIHALIEHYGPTVYFHPDEKYMPSSVSWFFKNGAILYTAGNAKGKAIDYHGTNLPGGGYNDGAFWIDLPTDEDARSNLKKGNIESAELYVHVKPALGGAFTDIAMWVFCPFNGPATLKVSLMNIEMNKIGEHVGDWEHFTLRVSNFTGELWSVFFSEHSGGKWVNAFDLEFIKENKPIVYSSRHGHASYPHAGTYLQGSSKLGIGVRNDAAKSNFILDSSFRYKIVAAEYLGDGVITEPCWLQYMREWGPTIVYDSRSEIEKIIDMLPIFVRFSVENLFELFPTELSGEEGPTGPKEKDNWLGDEYC is encoded by the exons ATGTTTGGTTTTGAGTGTTTTTGTTGGGATAGTTTCCCAGAATTCTTTGACTCTGATCCACTTCCCTTTTCTCTTCCTTCACCTCTTCCACAATGGCCACAAG GTGGTGGTTTTGCCGGTGGAAGAATATCCCTTGGGAAAATAGAAGTTACAAAAGTAAACAAGTTTGAGAAAGTTTGGAGATGCACAAATTCTAATGGAAAGGCACTAGGTTTCACATTTTATAGACCTTTGGAGATTCCAGATGGATTTTCCTGTCTTGGTTACTACTGCCACTCCAATGATCAGCCGTTGCGAGGACACGTTCTTGTCGCTCGGGAGACTACTTCCAAATCTCAAGCTGATTGTTCCGAGTCAGAATCCCCGGCTCTTAAAAAACCACTTAATTACTCATTAATATGGTGCATGGACTCACATGATGAATGTGTTTACTTTTGGTTGCCTAACCCTCCAAAGGGTTATAAAGCCGTTGGCATAGTAGTTACCACTAATCCAGATGAACCAAAAGCTGAAGAAGTTCGATGCGTGCGAACCGATCTAACAGAAGTTTGTGAGACATCTGATCTCTTACTAACAATAAAGTCAAAGAAAAATTCTTTCCAGGTTTGGAATACACAACCTTGCGATAGAGGTATGCTAGCTAGAGGTGTATCTGTCGGAACATTCTTCTGTGGCACCTACTTTGATTCTGAACAAGTAGTTGATGTTGTGTGTTTGAAGAATCTTGATTCTTTGTTGCATGCAATGCCGAATCTGAACCAGATTCATGCTCTTATTGAGCATTACGGGCCAACGGTATATTTTCATCCTGATGAGAAATACATGCCATCATCGGTGTCGTGGTTTTTCAAGAATGGAGCAATTTTGTATACTGCGGGTAATGCAAAGGGTAAAGCTATAGACTATCACGGCACAAATTTACCTGGTGGAGGATATAATGATGGTGCGTTTTGGATTGATTTGCCTACCGATGAAGATGCAAGAAGTAATCTTAAGAAGGGAAACATAGAGAGTGCAGAACTCTATGTTCATGTAAAACCAGCATTAGGAGGAGCCTTTACTGATATTGCAATGTGGGTTTTTTGCCCATTCAATGGACCTGCAACCCTTAAAGTATCATTGATGAACATTGAGATGAACAAGATAGGCGAACATGTCGGTGATTGGGAGCACTTCACCCTTCGCGTGAGCAACTTCACCGGAGAGCTTTGGTCTGTTTTTTTCTCTGAGCACAGTGGAGGTAAATGGGTTAATGCATTCGATTTGGAGTTTATTAAGGAGAATAAACCAATAGTTTATTCATCAAGACATGGGCATGCTAGCTACCCTCATGCAGGGACTTACCTTCAGGGATCATCCAAACTTGGAATAGGAGTTCGCAACGATGCTGCTAAAAGTAATTTTATTCTGGATTCGAGCTTTAGATACAAGATTGTTGCTGCCGAGTATCTTGGTGATGGAGTCATTACAGAACCATGTTGGTTGCAATATATGAGAGAGTGGGGTCCTACCATTGTATATGATTCACGTTCTGAAATAGAGAAGATAATAGACATGCTACCAATATTTGTTAGGTTTTCTGTGGAGAACCTTTTTGAATTATTTCCAACAGAGCTTTCTGGTGAGGAGGGGCCAACTGGTCCAAAGGAGAAGGACAATTGGCTAGGTGATGAATATTGCTAG